ATCGGCGACTCGGGCCGGACCCTCGTCCTGGAAGAACGGCTGGTGGGGCGCGAGTTCAGCCTCATCTGTCTGTGCAACGAGACCGGCTTCCAGAGCCTGCCCGTCGCCCAAGACTACAAACGCGCCTTTGATGGAGACGAGGGCCCGAACACGGGGGGCATGGGGGCATACTCGCCGGTGACGTGGGTGTCCGAGGATGCCGTCCGTCAGACCGAAGACGAGGTGGTCGCCCCGCTCCTTGCCGAAGTCAAGCGGCGCGGCGGGCTGTTCCGTGGGGTCCTGTTCGCCGGCCTGATGGCGACGGCGCAAGGGGTCAAATGCCTGGAATACAACGTCAGGTTCGGCGACCCCGAGATTGAGACGCTTGTGCGCCGCCTGGGCGCCGGGTTCGCCGACGCCTTGGCTTCGGTGGCCAATGGGTGGCCGCTCCCTGCTGTCGACGTGTCGCCCGAGGCGGCCGTGACCGTCATGGTGGCAAGCGGGGGCTATCCCGGTGCCTACGAGAAGGGCAAGCCCGTCACGGTGGGCCGGATGCCCGACGGCGTCGTCGTCTTCCATGCCGGCACGGCGTACCTGGGCGACGAGGTCGTCACGGCGGGAGGGCGTGTCCTCGCCGTCACCGCGACCGGGTCTACCGTCGGGGAGGCCAGGGAGCTCGCCTACCGTGGGGTGGCCCAAGTCAGCTTTGACGGAATGCAACACCGCTCGGACATCGCGTCGTCGTGAGTCGCCGCCCCGGTAGGGGGCGGTCGCGCCAGGTACCCTGCCTCCCTGGATGATCGACCGCTACACCACCCCCGCCATGACCGCCATTTGGAGCCGAGAGGCCAAGTACCGGCGGTGGATGGAGGTCGAGGTGGCCATCTGCCAGGCTCACATGGAGGCGGGCACGGTGCCTGCCGCCGATTTCGAGCAGATCAAGGCCAAGGCCGCGTTCAGCCTGGAACGATGTGACGAGATCGAGAAGGAGACGCGCCACGACCTCGCCGCCTTCGTCCGGAACCTGGAGGAAAACATCGGCCCCGCCGGGAGGTGGGTGCACTTCGGCGTCACCAGTTACGACGTCATCGACACGGCCTTGGGCATGATGCTCCGGGACTCGTGCGACGTCTTGCTCAAGGACATCGACGGCTTGCTTGTCGAAGTGACCCGCCTGAAGGCCGACCACGTCGAGACGCCGATGATCGGCCGCACCCATGGTATCCATGCCGAACCGATCACCTTCGCGTTCAAGTGCGCCAGTTGGGAAGAGGAGCTCCTTCGCAACCGGGCCCGTGTCGAGCGCACGAGGGCCGAGGTCGCCTTCGGCAAAGTGAGTGGCGCGGTCGGCATCCACGCCCACGTGTCCCCCGCCATGGAGGCCAGGGTGTGCGAGATACTCGGGCTGTCGCCCGAACCGGTGAGCACCCAGATCATCAACCGCGACCGGCATGCGTTCTTCATGAACAACCTCGCTCTCCTTGGGGCTGGGCTCGAACGGGTCGCCACCGAACTCCGCAACCTGCAGCGCACCGAGATTTTGGAGGTCCAGGAGGCCTTTGCCGCCGGCCAGACCGGCAGCAGCGCGATGCCCCACAAGCGCAACCCCTGGAACAGCGAGACCGTCGTCGGGCTCTCCCGCCTCCTCCGCGGCAACGCCCATGCGATGCTCGAGAGCGTCGCGACTTGGCACGAGCGCGACCTGACCAACTCAAGCCTCGAGCGTGTCGTCTTTCCCGATTCGTGCCACTTGGCCGACTTCATGCTCGTCCGCCTGACCCGCATTCTTCAGGGCTTGGTCGTGTTCAAGGACAACATGGGCAAGAACCTGCGTTTGATGGGCGACCTCGTCTTCAGCGAGCACCTGATGTCGGCGTTGATCCTCAAGGGCCTAGGTCGACGCGAGGCCTATAAGATCGCCCAGCGGCACGCCGCCGCCACGTGGGACGGGGCCGACTTCAAGACAAGCGTCACCACCGACCCGGAGGTGAGTGCGGTCTTGGACGAGAAAGAACTCGCCGAGGTCTTCAGCCTTGCCCATCACTTGCGCCACGCTCCGCGCTAAGGGACATCGGTGCCGCCAGAGTAACCACGGCGGCCAGTACCCCGTAGGATAATGGCGTATGTCTGCCTTTGT
This window of the Fimbriimonadaceae bacterium genome carries:
- the purD gene encoding phosphoribosylamine--glycine ligase, giving the protein MRALVVGSGAREHALCWKLAHEGEVLCAPGNAGVQDEFPTFDVSVRDHPGLVGLARRTDPDFVVVGAEDPLVEGLADAFRSAGFPVVGPGQAWARIEGSKAFSKDLMASAGVPTARALTTADPGAALAHVRREYAEGRQVAVKADGTALGKGVVVCDTLEQAEDAVERFMVHGEIGDSGRTLVLEERLVGREFSLICLCNETGFQSLPVAQDYKRAFDGDEGPNTGGMGAYSPVTWVSEDAVRQTEDEVVAPLLAEVKRRGGLFRGVLFAGLMATAQGVKCLEYNVRFGDPEIETLVRRLGAGFADALASVANGWPLPAVDVSPEAAVTVMVASGGYPGAYEKGKPVTVGRMPDGVVVFHAGTAYLGDEVVTAGGRVLAVTATGSTVGEARELAYRGVAQVSFDGMQHRSDIASS
- a CDS encoding adenylosuccinate lyase, whose amino-acid sequence is MIDRYTTPAMTAIWSREAKYRRWMEVEVAICQAHMEAGTVPAADFEQIKAKAAFSLERCDEIEKETRHDLAAFVRNLEENIGPAGRWVHFGVTSYDVIDTALGMMLRDSCDVLLKDIDGLLVEVTRLKADHVETPMIGRTHGIHAEPITFAFKCASWEEELLRNRARVERTRAEVAFGKVSGAVGIHAHVSPAMEARVCEILGLSPEPVSTQIINRDRHAFFMNNLALLGAGLERVATELRNLQRTEILEVQEAFAAGQTGSSAMPHKRNPWNSETVVGLSRLLRGNAHAMLESVATWHERDLTNSSLERVVFPDSCHLADFMLVRLTRILQGLVVFKDNMGKNLRLMGDLVFSEHLMSALILKGLGRREAYKIAQRHAAATWDGADFKTSVTTDPEVSAVLDEKELAEVFSLAHHLRHAPR